From one Lycium barbarum isolate Lr01 chromosome 6, ASM1917538v2, whole genome shotgun sequence genomic stretch:
- the LOC132645974 gene encoding uncharacterized protein LOC132645974 translates to MEGSNQKSTFESAREWVSENKLRAVGSLWLSGITGSVAYNWSKPNMKTSVRLIHARLHAQALTLAALAGAAAVEYYDHKASKNTERYPRFIDMNSYCTEEINLRI, encoded by the exons ATGGAGGGATCTAACCAAAAATCTACCTTTGAATCTGCAAGGGAGTGGGTCTCCGAGAACAAGCTTCGCGCCGTCG GATCTCTGTGGCTAAGTGGAATAACGGGATCAGTGGCTTACAATTGGTCAAAACCCAACATGAAAACCAGTGTCAGGCTCATCCATGCCAG GTTGCATGCACAAGCACTTACACTTGCCGCGTTAGCTGGTGCTGCGGCAGTTGAGTACTATGACCATAAAGCCAGCAAAAATACTGAACGCTATCCCAGGTTTATCGACATGAATTCGTATTGCACAGAAGAAATAAACCTACGTATATGA